One segment of Tamlana crocina DNA contains the following:
- a CDS encoding DUF305 domain-containing protein, with protein sequence MENSKEHSNKGNYKTFFIMLACSFVAMYITMYLNTYSIDHVWFSLTRFYMTCLGISTMAVIMWFFMRKMYNDKKKNIAILAGSFILFIGALILVRAQKPIIGDVLWMKAMIPHHSIAILTSERADIKDPEVKKLAEDIIKAQRKEIEEMKAMIKRLENEK encoded by the coding sequence ATGGAAAATTCAAAAGAACACTCAAACAAAGGAAATTACAAAACCTTCTTTATAATGTTGGCATGCTCATTTGTAGCAATGTACATCACAATGTATTTAAATACTTATTCAATTGACCACGTTTGGTTTAGCTTAACCCGCTTTTACATGACCTGCTTGGGAATTTCCACTATGGCAGTTATCATGTGGTTTTTTATGCGGAAAATGTACAACGATAAAAAGAAAAATATAGCCATTCTTGCAGGTAGTTTTATCTTATTTATTGGTGCATTAATATTAGTAAGAGCTCAAAAACCGATTATTGGAGATGTACTTTGGATGAAAGCCATGATACCTCATCATTCCATTGCTATTTTAACCAGTGAACGTGCAGATATAAAAGACCCAGAAGTTAAAAAATTAGCTGAAGACATTATTAAAGCACAGCGTAAAGAAATTGAAGAAATGAAAGCCATGATAAAACGATTAGAAAATGAAAAATAA